The region TTACCGCGGAAGATGTCGGCGAAGGAGGTGCTGATGACGGCACGGAAGCCGTAGGCTGTAAGCGCCCAGGGCGCGAGCTCGCGCGACGAGCCACAGCCAAAGTTGTCGNNNNNNNNNNGCGCCCTGCGCTTCAGGCCGGTTCAGTACAAAGTCAGGGTTGAGCGAGCCGTCGGCGTTGTAGCGCCAGTTGAAGAAGAGTGCATTGCCCAGCCCGGCTTTGTCGGTCACCTTCAGGAATTGCGCCGGGATAATCTGGTCGGTGTCAATGTCGTTGATCGGCAGCGCAACCAAGCGAGAGGTCAGAGTAGTAAATTGGGGCATTTCTGATTTCTGATTTCTGATTGCTGATTGCTGACTGATTGCTGATTGCTGATTGTCAGTTCA is a window of Chloroflexaceae bacterium DNA encoding:
- a CDS encoding 3-isopropylmalate dehydratase small subunit, whose translation is MPQFTTLTSRLVALPINDIDTDQIIPAQFLKVTDKAGLGNALFFNWRYNADGSLNPDFVLNRPEAQGA